Part of the Triticum urartu cultivar G1812 chromosome 2, Tu2.1, whole genome shotgun sequence genome, AAAATAGCTACTCCTTCAGATCTATAATAAGTGTCGTAATTTTGAACCAAGGTTGAACTAaccttagttcaaaactgcaacacttatTTTAGATCGGAGGGAGTAGTAGATTACAACTAGTTTTTTCTTTTGAGAAACGGTAGTAGATTACAACTATTTAAATAGATGAACATAAGGCCCATTGTGCGTTCTGCACCGAGGGGCTTGCATTCCTTGACCCTAGATTTGGTACTTTGGAACAGTATGATTGGTCATCCAACGATTTCGAGGACCAGATGATCTACGTTCCTCGCTGAGACTTTTTCAAAGATCCCGTTTCTCTTTTGCTTTGGTTGATGCCCGAACGAGACGAGTTGTTCCCTTTCTAGTTCGGTGCCATCACTGAATAAAGGCACATGACGCACTCGAGAAAAGCAAACTGAAGAAACCATACGTGCAAACAGTGGAAGGATACCCTTGCCACTGATTCCGGCTTTCCTCACTTGGCCGGCGGCAGCATCGCCGTCCACGTCCTCGTTGCCGACGGCCACGTTGCCACCGGCAAAGCCCCACCCATTATCCCATGTGAGGCCGGCGGCCGGCAGCCCCGACAAGGCGCACGACAGCACACACCGCTCATGGTGCTGACGGAAACCACGATTGCCACGGCAAAACACGACAGCGAACCCTGGAGGAATAATGACAAGCATTCACCGGGATGCTACAACGGGGGAACACCTGTATTCCATTATATAAGTATAATTTGTTGTCGTCTATAACAACAGCCATCACGAATCACCATGGCTCGGCCCATATCGGCCTTGACAAATTTCCTAAGTGGTGGTCATCTACGCCgaggccggccggccggccggggTCGTCATCACCTATGATGGAACTCCACCCAGCAGGCAAGGGGCAAAATTAACAAGATTGTCGATAGCTTTGAGGACTGGACTGGCGGACATTGTGGATCAAACACATACAAAAGAACCAAGAAGAATGAATGAATAACAGCGACAGGCTAGCTCTTCATCGGGCCTTCCTCGAGGTCATCAAGTTCCGAGGACAGCGGAATGCCGCTCGTTCTCGACTTGAGGGGCACGTCCTCCCCGTCCAGCATGTCGCTCTTGTTCCGCGGGATCGCCGAGGTGGCCTTCTTCTCAGACTCCATGGCCCAGCTATAGACCACCATGCCCATGATGGCGAGCAGCATCCCGAGTATGTTCTTGATGGTGAGAGCCGAGTCGAACAGAACCCAGCCGAGGATCAGCACGCACACCGTTTTCATGTGGCCCAGGACCTGGAAAGAGGTTGCAGAGAACCGCCCGATGCAGAGGTACTGGCTCATGTTGCAGAACACAGCCAAGGAGCATGAAAGCAGTATGAAGAACTGCAAAAGGATTGGCACAGGAGATTGTTAGAGCATAAACAAGCTGTTTTCAGACAAAAGCATTAAAAGCAGCACCAAGAGCTGCGTGATGATTAAAACAGAAAACATCACCACGAACTGCATTTATAACCACAAGCTAGAAGTATTGTTGTGGTTAACAGCAAACCACGAGTCATATAATATAAATTCCGCGTTTCTTAAGAAGGATGTTAAGCAAAACATACAaaacaaataagagaaaaatcaGTGTTGTTACAGCTCCATGACATAGATGAATTGGAAAAGGAAATTGCTAACTTATTACAGTGGGGTACTAAGCAGTAGAGGAATGGGAAATGTCATAAATTCAAATACTTTAGTTAACATTGCCACGAATCTATAGCAGAAGATACAAGGCATTGTTTCATTAACTGAAAATTATGTGGCAGGAGTGAGAACTTACAGTTGCCCCTGTTGAAAAACTGTAGTTCAATAGCCAACGCCCATTTAGGTAGTAATCCACAAAGGGACCCAGTATAATAAGTGACACTGCCTGTATTGGTGCAGTTTTGCTCAGCAGCTCAAATGACCCAATGTTGTACTTCTTCTGAAAGGAGCCAATTGTCTGGAACAAGAACAGGTATTGTCAGAACCCAAAACGTAGTGGAATTTATTAAACTGCATAGGTGTTTTTATGGAACACAACTTTTAAACGGAAAAAGGAGTCCCGTTAGCATTCAGTTTAAAAATGCAACTCTTCATCAACTAAGATCAGCAACTATCTTCCAAAACTTCAAGGCTACAATTATGTATCTAACATCGCCCATGAAAAGTCCAAAATACATTATCATCCCAAGATGTAGCAAGCCCAAAAGTAACCGCAGAATTTTAAAGGGATGTTCCACGATGCAAGGCAACAAAAGGCAAGAGAATACAGATATCATTGAATTCAACTGTAAATCCGCAGCTATATGACaagatttatttatttttgagagATGATGTGAATTATTTACTCATGAAGCATACTGCAGGTTAACAATGAAAATGTTGGTTTTGGTTCCATGGCCTGTAACAGGCATATCACACTGTTAGCATGAGATTTCTTTGTTGCACAGTTTTAACTGGGCACATTGGAAAATCCACACCAAGGCACAGTAACTACGACAACTCACAATAATGATGATACTCAGTTAAAAAAACAATAATGATGATACAACAGTACTGCACCAGAAAGTGAAATCATTGAATGAGCAGAACCATACAATGCCCAGCTACTGAATATTTGGCTTCTATAGGACAATGTTTCACCAAAGCACCTATGTTGCTCGTTATCAGCAAAACACCTTGGCGTTATCATAATTGGCCAGACAACTTTCATATAGTGGAAAAGTTATAACGACATACAAAAATTGGCGTTATCATCATTGGTTGTACAACTTCCAACTATTGTGAAAGTCATAACGACATACGTAAATCTTAGGAAACATTTCCAATTAGGATATCTACGCCTAGTATTTAACTTTCTAAGTAAGCAGGAATCTAAAATGCAGAAATTGTATCCAGACAGAGAAAATAAACTCACAATCTGTTGCAGCGACGTGCAGAACACAGCCACGCAAGCACAAATGAAGCCCTTAGCATTGACCTCCACATCGGTGACGGTGCAAATCCCGACGCCCGCTGCGACGACAACCACTGCCGATATAACCTTGGTTGTGTAGTGCTTGCTGTTGAGCACCCATTCCATCAAGCAAACCACCGGAATCATGCTCAGTTTGGAGATCTGCAAATTGGCATAGTTTGCACACGTTCTTGAGCCACAGAACAAGGCCACGTATTCGTATTCACGGCCAATGGCCAATAGGCAGCAGCGCAGGCACAAAGCGTGCTATACCTGATAGAAGCCGACAGAGTTGAGCATGAGGCTGAGGTTCATCCCGGTGATGGAGGCGTTGGCGACGAGCGAGAACCAGACGAGCTCCCAGAGGGGGACGTGCTTGGAGGCGGAGTAGCCGGTGGCCTTGGAAATCCACCCGACGAGCGCCGTGACGGTGAAGTGGAACCCGGTCAACGTGGTGGCTGCATTCGCGCAGGCGAGGGCAAACAAACGAAAAACAGGAGCGCGTCAGTCGTCAGATCCGCCAGCGACGAGCCCCCCAAGGCGGCGGATCCAGATCTGGGAGAGAGCCAGGGCGCGTACCGAAGGAGAAGGCGTAGCCGGCGGAGGACATGAGCTGCTTGTTGGCCATGATGAGGCCGACGGAGCTGACGACGTTCATCCCCCAGGCGCCGAGGTCGGACACCGCCGGCGGCTTCTTCTCGGCCGGCTCCATCTCGCTCCTCGCAGAGAGGCCCGGTGGTGGAGGAGGGTAGGGCTCGGCGCGGTTCGTCTGGTCTGGTCTCGGCTCGGCTGCGCTGCGGCTCTGCCCCCGTCCTCGGTGCCTCACGCGGGAGGGGCCGCCCGCTCGGTTATAAAGGAGGTGGGGAGGGGAGGCGAGAAGAAGCGTTGCCGCCTAGGCACGGAAGGAGGGGAGTGTGCGGGGGGGTTTCGAATTGTGCAGCTGCCGCAGTGGCGGAAACGTCAACGGGAAGCCGGTGAAAATCCTGCGATTTccgggagggagggagggggcgaggtggGTGGGTAAGAAGAGAGACGAGACGAGCCAACGAACGGCGGacggggagggggagggagggaggcgacGACAGGGACGAGGTGTTCTCGGCTCGACCAGTTGGACGGATGGGTGGATGGATCTCTTCTCTTGTGATGGCCTGCCCTTTTTCGCTTTCCTTGCAGTTTCGCCTCGTTTTGCGCGTCGCGGCGCAGGATTTTTCCGACCTCGCTGCCCCGTTCAATTCAAAGCCGTCGCGACCGTTTCCGGCCCGCCGGTGCGGTAAAGCGACCCAGACCAGAGCCTCTCACTTTTCCATTTACCATACCCCGCCGTAGTACAACACAGTAGTACTACGGCAAAGGGCACTCATCAGTTTAGTTCGTAATTAGTACTAGTTTAAGAAAAAGTGCTAGTGCTAGCACTCCCTGTGTGTAGTTCACTGTTGTTTTCTCACCCGTGTACTTGTGCAATACTATAATAGGGATAATATTACGATAATGATAACTGACGAACGTTAGCTGAAAAGGGATGACAAGCAAATATTTTTTTTCCGCAACTTACCTAGTTGGAGATGGCAGATCCTTCCCTAAGAAAAAGAAGAGGCCAAATCCTGCATTTTTTGCCACAAAATTTCTCTTCTCTTAAATAGTGTCATGCGTTTATGAAGAAACCGTCAACCTCACGCAACCAAAATTGCCACATCCGCAAATGTCAACCCCTCTCAGCGAACGTTCGCCAGATATTGCGGTCCATATGTCATTATGGGTACAAAAGGATTTGAGAACAATGTTACTAGTTGATTTCGAGAAAATAAGGAAACTTGGGACTACACCACGGAATGAACTACCTTTCTTGCAGTGGCAAGCAAAGGGCGCGAGGAACTGGAAACTTTTCGTGTCAAGGTGGCATCGTGCAAAAGGGAGCCGTGCAATCACTTTCTTGATGTATAGTCGTGGTGGTGGTAGTCTACAGTCTAGTATTGTGTACGCTGCCTCGAGATCACCGCCTCCGTGTACAGTGTACTCCAGTTGCTAAAGGAATAGGACGGAATCTGTATAGATTGTTAAGGTTGTCGATAAGTGGTGACCACTAAACCTGGATGCACATTGCAGATATTTCTCTTGTGTGTCTGTGGTAGGCTTTCCACATTTAATCCTCTCGATGGGAACTGTCGTCGACGGGCCGATGGTGATTTGGCTGACCATTCGAAAGATGATCAGATACCAGGACCAAATTAAGTTGGCAGTACTTGTCAGATACTACTACAGTACTAACAATCTGACTTGTGGCCCCATATGGCAGAACAATGAAGGTTCGGCACGCCAGGTCACCTTAATTTCTTCCGGTGATTGTTAGGCCACTGGGCCGTGGAAGTCGCTGGCAAGTTGGGATCGGGACATCTTTTGACCGAGGACCTTGCTTGCTGCACGTGTCACGGGAGGGGGAGGCCAGTTCATTTGACTTGGCAGGTACAACATTCGCCAAGCAAAAGgtcacatcacatggcacatgcGTTGATGCATGGACAGATGGTGGCCAGTTCGAGGGGTTCATGTCTGCCTGAGTGCCCGTCCCGTCGCGCAAATAAACAAGTTACTGCCATTGACCCGCAGGTCCGGCAATCACCCTCACTTTCTGGAAAAAACTTCCGTGCATACTGGTTGCAAACCTCATCCTTTGCAACCCGGACGTCATCTGCTGCCACGTGTACAGCTGGACAATCGCACGGCGTCCTTAATTTTGTCCAAGCGATACGCAGCTCGGCTCCAATCGGCACACCAGCGCCGTCCTCGACTCGCGCGGCTCGGCTCCTTCCCTCTACAGCGGCTCGATTCGCACAGAACAGAGCATTCGATCCCGACTCCTAGACTCTGCGCACATagccgatccgccgccgccgccgggatTCGCTTCCGCGCCCGCCACTGGGAATCGCATCGCCGCCGCCGGGAGTTGCCTTGACTCCGGGCCACCGCTGGGAGTTGCCCCCGCCGGTCCCTGGAGTCGCATCCGCCAAGGCCGCCCGTGGCCCAAACTCGCGTACGCAAGATGTAATTTTCCCGGCCAGCTCTCCTCCTTCCGTGCAGTGCTTTGGTACATCTTTATGCCAAGCAACCTAGTAGTAGTAGACGTAGATCCCCTTAGATGAACTTTGTTCCAAAAATTATAGCTGATGCTTTGTAGTTTGATTCTAATCCCGATTAATGATCAATAAATCTCTTCAAGTCTGAAAAGAAAAGAGATAGAGTACCTAATTAGCCATTCAATTTAGAATTGTGAACCATTCATAATTTGTAGGCATGATTTTGTCCATCATCCTACACATGTGTCGTATGGATTGTTGATTTACCGGCTGATGCCATATCAATTGATAGTGTAATCATGTGCCTCCTTTTTGACATGATGATTTACATGTACTGAATTGTTTTGTCAGCCTTGTATGGATAATTGCTAATGCAGGGTCTTGGACTTGTGATTAATCCAGGTAGTTGTATCTCTTTGCTACAATCCGAAGAAGTGGAGGGCAAGGAAATTGAATCTTATTTACTGTCTGTACAAGACTAGAGTCAATTGGATTGCTGCTGGGAGAGCTCCAGTCAAGATGGCGTTGCACAACGTTGGTGCTTCGAACAAGGATGATGCCTTGTACAGGTGCAAGATGCCCAGAATCTTAACCGAAATGCAAAGTTGTGTTAGGCATCAACATGAGGGAACGAAGAGCGAACAGGAGGCCACCTACTCACGCAACAGCCACACTCCACCGTCGTTCTTCTATCCGAAGACCCTCAAGTATACTGCTGGAACAACACAGCTGCTGAGAAAACTGTTGAAGAAGACGCAATGGTTGCTGATGGAGTATACTTAGACTAGGAATGTCAAATCTTGCAAATTTGATGTTGAATTCATGACAACTATTGTACCAACCTATAGCTGATTGCTCTCCCTGACAATGTACTAATTAGTATACAGTGTATCTTTTCCTATCAAATTCATATGGATAATATAAAATCTTCATTTTGCTGGATGTGTTTAAAAAAATCTGAATATTTCTCCATGTTTCTTTGATTTGCTATATACTGTAGCGAAGGTGCTATTTTTTCTACTGTCCTTGAGTAGGCCTAAACTTCAGTGTGAGAC contains:
- the LOC125536544 gene encoding UDP-rhamnose/UDP-galactose transporter 2-like; this encodes MEPAEKKPPAVSDLGAWGMNVVSSVGLIMANKQLMSSAGYAFSFATTLTGFHFTVTALVGWISKATGYSASKHVPLWELVWFSLVANASITGMNLSLMLNSVGFYQISKLSMIPVVCLMEWVLNSKHYTTKVISAVVVVAAGVGICTVTDVEVNAKGFICACVAVFCTSLQQITIGSFQKKYNIGSFELLSKTAPIQAVSLIILGPFVDYYLNGRWLLNYSFSTGATFFILLSCSLAVFCNMSQYLCIGRFSATSFQVLGHMKTVCVLILGWVLFDSALTIKNILGMLLAIMGMVVYSWAMESEKKATSAIPRNKSDMLDGEDVPLKSRTSGIPLSSELDDLEEGPMKS